DNA sequence from the Alkaliphilus metalliredigens QYMF genome:
ATAATACCCTTTGTATTGTATTATTCTTTTTAGCAGGCTGATAAAAATATCAATTTCACGATAGGTATTGTAGAAACCAAAGCTAACTCGAACCATTCCAGGGTGAAATAGAGTGGGATCCTCCTTGCGTTTTTCAACCTCATCGGGAGGGATACCAAGGAGCCGTTGAACATAGGGTTGGGCGCAAAAACAACCATTACGAACAGCGATTCCGCCTTCGTCAGATAGGATTTTAGCCACTAGGTCATGAGTCAATCCTTCAATGTTAAAAGAAATGATGCCTACACGATTTTTCAGAGTCATATCCCCATAGACAGTGATATCCGAAATTGAATTGAGTTTTTCTAATGTGTATCTGGTTAAACTTTGTTCATGCCTATCAATATGTTCCATGCCAATTTCATTCAAGGTTTTCATGGCGGCCGTTAGAGCCACTACCCCTAGAATATTGGGGGAACCAGCTTCCTCCCGATTAGGAACATCGGCCCATTTAATATGATCGTGGGTCACCAATTCAACTGTGCCACCTCCTACATACTCAGGGGGTCCCTGACGAAATACATCCTTTGGAGCAATTAAGACACCGATGCCAAAGGGGGCGTACATTTTATGGGCGGAAAAAACAAGGTAATCTGGATTTTCAAGTGGATTAGAGGAACTCATATAAAAAGGAGCGTGTGGAATGAGTTGAGCACCATCCACTAAAAGCTGTGCTCCATATTGATGAACAATATTTGCAATGCGGTTAATGGGATTTTTACATCCAGTCACATTAGAAGCGCCAGTAATGGCCACCAGCTTAACTTCTCCTTTATAATGTATTAGTTTGTGTTCCAAATCCTCTAATGAAAGACAGCCATTTTCTTTAATGTCGACATAATCAACACGATACTTATCACGCCAAGGCAAATCGTTGGAGTGGTGTTCCATAAAACTTGAAAGTACCACAGGGTTTGGACTTTGATTAGAAA
Encoded proteins:
- a CDS encoding aminotransferase class V-fold PLP-dependent enzyme yields the protein MFKYNLMHHWRSLVSGVETKIPLKNGQMTTYINFDNAATTPPLLSVLEEVVAFSPWYSSIHRGTGYKSQLSSDRYEKSRELIGHFVGADLEKNTVIFLKNATEAINKLSYRLSNQSPNPVVLSSFMEHHSNDLPWRDKYRVDYVDIKENGCLSLEDLEHKLIHYKGEVKLVAITGASNVTGCKNPINRIANIVHQYGAQLLVDGAQLIPHAPFYMSSSNPLENPDYLVFSAHKMYAPFGIGVLIAPKDVFRQGPPEYVGGGTVELVTHDHIKWADVPNREEAGSPNILGVVALTAAMKTLNEIGMEHIDRHEQSLTRYTLEKLNSISDITVYGDMTLKNRVGIISFNIEGLTHDLVAKILSDEGGIAVRNGCFCAQPYVQRLLGIPPDEVEKRKEDPTLFHPGMVRVSFGFYNTYREIDIFISLLKRIIQYKGYYVKKYTNHH